Proteins from one Cyclopterus lumpus isolate fCycLum1 chromosome 11, fCycLum1.pri, whole genome shotgun sequence genomic window:
- the ppp1r18 gene encoding uncharacterized protein ppp1r18 isoform X2, with protein MPAWKRGIIQRRKAKQDSLGDREKERDVCLLQVDVRSASDGLSDTDSFVTVNLESELSLSPDPGLWIDGEVKLASQVSVETIVPVHENPFIRTQSTWRKGRDSEAGNETEVKEREKDKSSPKSQDGESRRGREIELKIERFRDVSEGREKEMSRDRSQGREKENNNQWKESVKDAAREREFFIVRKDEEEKETDPPSSSFSPLVPCLRTIRADNIIIIEQDRRGSDERKARWREAEGERPEEDQQLKRGMKMDLREILAGGGSFTEIRASEVLIIQPSASPEAWSPEVVRGRKGLGREDGEIKCSMDVRKESLGRELRTDKSWLREKEKERPWGQATVIKDDRKDSLDDNVFVEKGGRVSQLLSKFGQHPKPPSRSKSSDNFLRPGRRKLSGDEDDQQSEADGRNMAVKRSFSFSDRVLCAKENGLDDDGYYARKTRESIHSDKSAAPWVDNAGLGKEITKIKLGCARLVDKDRFGMQKDGHLKNEDEKGGKKRNEAEMCASLQHRSEVKKVEPVDTRALERASDADGEEGFTVTSVKNTEGISFARRVAIRQDGRARAEREVKRQTGEKSLEKEMSVEKQPEAGVQVEEQVCDKKVSDCRMEEGFQSTIPPETLLKSHAASAFTECSSLLCAVTDRTRDLHRGPEWSGLGPQGPYIAHSVLSQHTEELISKIEKIGDTTIYTNEKGERTHKAAYEMIKGSDQEIGSITLLNDGTPRSPKRIAPTGIPPVPLEIQIPRSVFYVAEEMVERKKSVGQSGEGKDWEGGQGVERRDSWRIGKPLSRIESLREKIRQRELEKLRQREAQGGGGSEGVELNDTRAPGDWRDERGTEIEKEWEAAAQMRKLVEAERGQEDAAAQTSATAFDVTQEVGVLKTCLQLPVSVPLSQAIRVEEVASGYATAASEVICDSFQISEDENDPVKHVEEELKRHRSQHLNREAEREEEEEEEEEKELSEEEEGEYTSPLDPVQSFSPLTPHHNSLVAMSRIYKLETVGSRSGLCLRERTGDVPSVHLVKVKPLMSNAQQGDSKTFSGEEICGVQTIQRQIEQFQLKEQETLKSCASPNTLLKDRVTKGHQSPRAVLKHQIKDDEKTPENDEETSKSNPNVSPRRVRSPTSQLKQTNQTTTVAPSLPRSQSPDNTLKLSDYAPTPASSPCSPSPSQSPSVSPSPTPSPTLFSVRSASGGQVKIGSTITIAPKKPAGRGVTGPSTGSTAVGSKPLKSSSQQAQVTSAAAEPVKKKYPTVEEIEVIGGYQNLDKSCLVKNRETPKRAKVCFDEDQLEQVCEYPSETSMLTCTPFPHDLWRMERLLGEEVQEEAEVEGGAIVSKCPRNVGIVTGGGLRVDESCPR; from the exons ATGCCCGCCTGGAAGCGAGGGATCATCCAGCGGAGGAAGGCCAAGCAGGACAGTTTAGGTGAcagggaaaaggagagagacgTCTGTCTGCTGCAGGTGGATGTCAGATCTGCTTCTGATGGCCTGAGTGACACGGACAGCTTTGTGACGGTCAATTTGGAAAGCGAATTGTCACTTAGTCCAGATCCGGGGCTATGGATAGATGGAGAGGTCAAACTAGCGAGTCAGGTGTCTGTAGAAACTATAGTTCCAGTCCACGAAAACCCATTTATTCGCACGCAGAGTACATGGAGGAAGGGCAGAGATTCAGAAGCGGGGAACGAGACGGAAGttaaggagagggagaaagacaaatCGAGCCCCAAGAGTCAAGATGGGGAgtcaagaagaggaagagaaattgAGCTCAAAATAGAGAGATTCAGAGATGTGAGTGAGGGAAGGGAAAAGGAGATGAGCAGGGACAGGAGtcaaggaagagaaaaagagaataacAACCAATGGAAAGAGTCAGTTAAAGATGCAGCCAGGGAGCGGGAATTCTTCATAGTAAGAAAAGacgaggaggaaaaagaaacgGATCCGCCATCTAGTTCGTTTTCTCCCCTCGTCCCTTGTCTTCGGACCATCCGAGCcgacaacatcatcatcattgagCAGGATAGGAGAGGCAGCGATGAGAGAAAGGCTAGatggagggaggcagagggggaGAGGCCTGAGGAGGACCAGCAGctgaagagagggatgaagatGGACCTGAGGGAGATCCTTGCAGGAGGAGGGAGCTTCACCGAGATCCGAGCCTCTGAAGTTCTGATCATACAGCCCTCGGCAAGCCCTGAAGCGTGGAGTCCAGAAGTAGTCAGGGGAAGGAAAGGTTTGGgtagagaggatggagagataAAGTGCAGCATGGATGTAAGGAAGGAGAGTTTGGGCAGGGAGCTCAGAACAGACAAGTCCTggctgagagaaaaagagaaagagagaccaTGGGGCCAGGCGACGGTTATTAAAGACGACAGGAAGGACAGCTTGGATGATAACGTGTTTGttgaaaagggagggagggtcAGCCAGCTGCTGAGTAAATTCGGACAGCACCCCAAGCCTCCATCTCGATCCAAAAGCTCTGATAATTTCCTCCGGCCTGGGAGGAGAAAACTctcaggagatgaagatgatCAACAATCTGAGGCAGACGGGAGGAATATGGCAGTGAAACGCTCATTTAGCTTCTCTGATCGGGTCCTCTGTGCTAAGGAGAATGGTTTAGATGATGATGGTTATTATGCGAGGAAAACCCGTGAGAGTATACATTCAGACAAGAGCGCAGCGCCGTGGGTCGACAACGCAGGCTTAGGGAAGGAGATCACGAAGATCAAACTGGGGTGCGCACGGCTTGTAGATAAAGACCGGTTTGGAATGCAAAAagatggacatttaaaaaatgaggatgaaaaaggggggaagaaaagaaatgaagccGAAATGTGTGCCTCCCTCCAACACAGGAGCGAAGTTAAGAAAGTGGAGCCTGTTGATACGAGGGCTTTGGAAAGGGCAagcgatgcagatggagaggaggggtTCACAGTGACATCGGTCAAAAACACTGAAGGAATCTCGTTTGCTAGAAGAGTTGCGATCAGGCAGGATGGGAGAGCAAGAGCCGAAAGGGAGGTGAAGCGCCAAACTGGTGAGAAAAGTCTAGAAAAGGAGATGAGTGTAGAAAAACAACCAGAGGCGGGAGTACAGGTTGAGGAGCAAGTTTGTGATAAAAAGGTGTCGGATTGTCGGATGGAAGAGGGATTCCAAAGCACAATCCCACCTGAAACTTTGCTGAAGAGTCACGCCGCATCAGCTTTCACAGAGTGCTCCAGTCTGCTCTGTGCTGTCACCGATAGGACTAGAGACCTCCACAGAGGGCCAGAGTGGAGTGGTTTAGGGCCACAAGGACCGTACATCGCACACTCTGTTTTGTCccaacacacagaggagcttataagtaaaatagaaaaaataggAGACACAACTATTTATACCAACGAGAAAGGAGAACGGACTCACAAGGCTGCATATGAAATGATCAAAGGATCGGATCAGGAGATTGGATCAATTACACTCCTTAATGATGGAACCCCCAGATCTCCAAAAAGGATTGCACCCACAGGGATCCCTCCAGTTCCCCTGGAGATTCAAATCCCCAGAAGTGTGTTTTACGTTGCAGAAGAAAtggtagagagaaaaaagtcTGTGGGTCAAAGCGGCGAGGGGAAAGACTGGGAAGGGGGTCAAGGAGTTGAGAGGAGGGATAGCTGGAGAATCGGAAAACCTCTGAGCCGCATCGAGTCCCTGCGAGAGAAAATAAGGCAAAGAGAGCTGGAGAAGCTGAGACAAAGAGAGGCACAAGGTGGCGGCGGGAGTGAAGGTGTAGAGTTAAACGACACTCGGGCACCCGGGGACTGGCGTGACGAGAGGGGAACTGAAATAGAGAAAGAATGGGAAGCTGCAGCTCAGATGCGAAAGCTGGTCGAAGCCGAGAGGGGACAGGAAGACGCAGCAGCGCAGACATCCGCGACTGCGTTTGACGTCACACAGGAAGTCGGTGTGTTGAAAACCTGCCTccaacttcctgtttctgtccCACTCTCGCAAGCCATCAGAGTCGAAGAAGTGGCAAGCGGGTACGCCACTGCTGCCTCCGAAGTTATCTGTGACAGCTTCCAGATATCTGAGGATGAGAACGACCCTGTGAAACATGTGGAGGAAGAGCTGAAGCGCCACAGGAGCCAACACCTGAACAGAGAAGccgaaagagaggaggaggaggaggaggaggaggaaaaggagctctccgaggaggaggaaggggaataCACATCGCCTCTCGACCCTGTgcaatctttctctcctttaaCGCCTCATCACAACTCCCTCGTAGCCATGAGCCGGATCTACAAATTGGAGACAGTTGGCTCAAGGTCGGGCTTGTGCCTGAGGGAGAGGACCGGAGACGTCCCATCAGTTCACCTGGTTAAAGTGAAGCCCCTCATGTCCAACGCACAGCAGGGGGACAGCAAAACATTCTCTGGTGAGGAGATTTGCGGGGTTCAGACAATACAACGACAGATAGAGCAGTTTCAGCTGAAAGAGCAAGAAACGCTGAAGTCATGTGCGTCACCAAACACCCTTCTGAAGGACAGGGTGACAAAGGGGCATCAAAGCCCCAGAGCAGTGTTAAAGCACCAGATAAAGGACGATGAAAAGACCCCGGAGAACGATGAAGAAACGTCAAAATCGAATCCCAATGTGTCTCCTCGGCGTGTCCGTTCTCCAACATCTCAGCTAAAACAAACTAACCAAACTACCACAGTCGCCCCCTCACTTCCCAGGAGCCAATCCCCGGACAACACTCTGAAACTGTCGGATTACGCCCCGACCCCGGCCTCCTCCCCGTGCTCCCCATCTCCTTCCCAGTCTCCGagtgtctctccatctccaacCCCTTCGCCCACGCTCTTCTCTGTCAGGAGTGCCTCTGGAGGCCAAGTGAAGATAGGTTCCACCATCACAATTGCCCCAAAAAAGCCTGCTGGCAGAGGAGTGACGGGACCCTCAACGGGGTCCACAGCAGTAGGGTCGAAACCTTTAAAGAGCTCATCGCAGCAGGCCCAGGTGACCTCCGCTGCGGCCGAGCCAGTGAAGAAGAAGTACCCCACAGTGGAGGAGATTGAGGTGATTGGTGGATATCAGAATCTAGACAAGTCCTGTCTGGTCAAGAACAGAGAGACCCCCAAAAGG GCAAAGGTGTGTTTCGATGAGGACCAGCTGGAACAGGTGTGCGAGTACCCATCAGAGACCTCCATGCTGACATGTACCCCCTTCCCTCACGACctgtggaggatggagaggctgctgggggaggaggtgcaggaggaggctGAAGTGGAGGGAGGAGCAATTGTCTCCAAATGCCCAAGGAACGTGGGGATTGTAACGGGAGGGGGCCTCAGAGTGG ATGAGTCTTGCCCTCGGTAG
- the nrm gene encoding nurim, with amino-acid sequence MASVGLRGWALCAVSLLNTAFVVISGADFIQFISFRAIYHNITGDTTLCQDSIPWSVALQDSSVLGSLFMDLGLLALFIMQHSLLAWSPVKQALQSVLGPLNRTAYCFTTALALQIIMRYWQPVTGAPCLWSVRHAPWSVWFPLLCFSLHFLCWAIICSILMIFDYLELLGIKQVYNNCLGFGDPLTYKSPGAQRLLSHLRHPVCLELGVVLWLLPALSLDRLLLAGTLSTYLALAHSLDKQDLAYLCVHLNHKLQLFAEPQQGSAETSDHKEK; translated from the exons ATGGCGTCAGTCGGGCTGCGTGGTTGGGCTCTCTGCGCCGTGTCTCTCCTAAACACGGCGTTTGTTGTCATATCCGGTGCAGACTTTATTCAGTTTATATCATTTCGAGCCATTTACCACAACATCACAGGGGACACGACGCTCTGTCAAG ACTCTATACCGTGGTCGGTGGCCCTGCAGGACAGCTCTGTCCTCGGGTCTCTCTTCATGGATCTGGGGCTGCTGGCTCTCTTCATCATGCAGCACAGCCTGCTCGCCTGGTCACCCGTCAAACAGGCCCTCCAATCAGTGCTGGGGCCCCTTAACAGGACGGCTTACTGCTTCACCACAGCACTGGCACTCCAG ATCATCATGCGTTACTGGCAGCCTGTGACAGGCGCCCCCTGTCTGTGGTCGGTGCGTCATGCACCCTGGAGTGTCTGGTTCCCTCTGCTGTGCTTCAGTCTGCACTTCCTCTGCTGGGCAATCATCTGCAGCATCCTCATGATCTTTGATTACCTGGAACTGTTGGGCATCAAGCAG gtttaCAACAATTGTCTCGGTTTTGGTGACCCTCTGACTTACAAGTCACCTGGCGCCCAGCGCCTGCTGTCTCACCTCCGCCACCCGGTGTGCCTTGAGCTCGGTGTCGTGCTGTGGCTCCTGCCGGCCTTGTCCCTGGACAGGCTCCTGCTGGCGGGAACTCTGTCGACCTACCTGGCCCTGGCACACTCTCTGGACAAACAGGATTTAGCCTACCTCTGCGTCCATCTTAACCACAAGTTGCAGCTCTTTGCCGAGCCGCAGCAGGGCAGTGCCGAGACCAGCGACCACAAGGAGAAGTGA
- the limd1b gene encoding Wilms tumor protein 1-interacting protein — MDPRHSSSLYFGEKLSGKPFYTVSGRIYCEADFLYSGAHPSQEVCSSCGYLITDMVLQARGKSYHPSCFRCVVCRRSLEGQPFSVDADSRVYCVSDYHRVRAPLCAACRGPILPTEGSTESVRVVSFDRNYHVECYSGEINLI; from the exons ATGGACCCAAGACATAGCTCCAGTCTTTACTTTg GTGAAAAGCTCAGCGGGAAGCCATTTTATACTGTGTCAGGAAGAATCTACTGTGAGGCTGATTTCTTG TACTCAGGAGCTCATCCATCCCAAGAAGTGTGTAGCAGCTGTGGGTATTTGATCACGGACATG GTTTTGCAGGCTCGTGGGAAGTCCTACCACCCGTCCTGCTTTCGCTGTGTGGTCTGCAGACGGAGCCTGGAGGGTCAGCCCTTCAGCGTAGACGCAGACAGCAGGGTTTACTGTGTCAGCGACTACCACAG GGTCCGAGCCCCTCTGTGTGCTGCATGCAGAGGGCCGATACTGCCAACTGAG GGCTCTACAGAGTCTGTTCGGGTGGTATCATTTGACAGAAATTACCATGTAGAGTGCTACAGTGGCGAGATAAACCTCATTTAA
- the ppp1r18 gene encoding uncharacterized protein ppp1r18 isoform X1, whose translation MPAWKRGIIQRRKAKQDSLGDREKERDVCLLQVDVRSASDGLSDTDSFVTVNLESELSLSPDPGLWIDGEVKLASQVSVETIVPVHENPFIRTQSTWRKGRDSEAGNETEVKEREKDKSSPKSQDGESRRGREIELKIERFRDVSEGREKEMSRDRSQGREKENNNQWKESVKDAAREREFFIVRKDEEEKETDPPSSSFSPLVPCLRTIRADNIIIIEQDRRGSDERKARWREAEGERPEEDQQLKRGMKMDLREILAGGGSFTEIRASEVLIIQPSASPEAWSPEVVRGRKGLGREDGEIKCSMDVRKESLGRELRTDKSWLREKEKERPWGQATVIKDDRKDSLDDNVFVEKGGRVSQLLSKFGQHPKPPSRSKSSDNFLRPGRRKLSGDEDDQQSEADGRNMAVKRSFSFSDRVLCAKENGLDDDGYYARKTRESIHSDKSAAPWVDNAGLGKEITKIKLGCARLVDKDRFGMQKDGHLKNEDEKGGKKRNEAEMCASLQHRSEVKKVEPVDTRALERASDADGEEGFTVTSVKNTEGISFARRVAIRQDGRARAEREVKRQTGEKSLEKEMSVEKQPEAGVQVEEQVCDKKVSDCRMEEGFQSTIPPETLLKSHAASAFTECSSLLCAVTDRTRDLHRGPEWSGLGPQGPYIAHSVLSQHTEELISKIEKIGDTTIYTNEKGERTHKAAYEMIKGSDQEIGSITLLNDGTPRSPKRIAPTGIPPVPLEIQIPRSVFYVAEEMVERKKSVGQSGEGKDWEGGQGVERRDSWRIGKPLSRIESLREKIRQRELEKLRQREAQGGGGSEGVELNDTRAPGDWRDERGTEIEKEWEAAAQMRKLVEAERGQEDAAAQTSATAFDVTQEVGVLKTCLQLPVSVPLSQAIRVEEVASGYATAASEVICDSFQISEDENDPVKHVEEELKRHRSQHLNREAEREEEEEEEEEKELSEEEEGEYTSPLDPVQSFSPLTPHHNSLVAMSRIYKLETVGSRSGLCLRERTGDVPSVHLVKVKPLMSNAQQGDSKTFSGEEICGVQTIQRQIEQFQLKEQETLKSCASPNTLLKDRVTKGHQSPRAVLKHQIKDDEKTPENDEETSKSNPNVSPRRVRSPTSQLKQTNQTTTVAPSLPRSQSPDNTLKLSDYAPTPASSPCSPSPSQSPSVSPSPTPSPTLFSVRSASGGQVKIGSTITIAPKKPAGRGVTGPSTGSTAVGSKPLKSSSQQAQVTSAAAEPVKKKYPTVEEIEVIGGYQNLDKSCLVKNRETPKRAKVCFDEDQLEQVCEYPSETSMLTCTPFPHDLWRMERLLGEEVQEEAEVEGGAIVSKCPRNVGIVTGGGLRVGQCHPLLRKHNV comes from the exons ATGCCCGCCTGGAAGCGAGGGATCATCCAGCGGAGGAAGGCCAAGCAGGACAGTTTAGGTGAcagggaaaaggagagagacgTCTGTCTGCTGCAGGTGGATGTCAGATCTGCTTCTGATGGCCTGAGTGACACGGACAGCTTTGTGACGGTCAATTTGGAAAGCGAATTGTCACTTAGTCCAGATCCGGGGCTATGGATAGATGGAGAGGTCAAACTAGCGAGTCAGGTGTCTGTAGAAACTATAGTTCCAGTCCACGAAAACCCATTTATTCGCACGCAGAGTACATGGAGGAAGGGCAGAGATTCAGAAGCGGGGAACGAGACGGAAGttaaggagagggagaaagacaaatCGAGCCCCAAGAGTCAAGATGGGGAgtcaagaagaggaagagaaattgAGCTCAAAATAGAGAGATTCAGAGATGTGAGTGAGGGAAGGGAAAAGGAGATGAGCAGGGACAGGAGtcaaggaagagaaaaagagaataacAACCAATGGAAAGAGTCAGTTAAAGATGCAGCCAGGGAGCGGGAATTCTTCATAGTAAGAAAAGacgaggaggaaaaagaaacgGATCCGCCATCTAGTTCGTTTTCTCCCCTCGTCCCTTGTCTTCGGACCATCCGAGCcgacaacatcatcatcattgagCAGGATAGGAGAGGCAGCGATGAGAGAAAGGCTAGatggagggaggcagagggggaGAGGCCTGAGGAGGACCAGCAGctgaagagagggatgaagatGGACCTGAGGGAGATCCTTGCAGGAGGAGGGAGCTTCACCGAGATCCGAGCCTCTGAAGTTCTGATCATACAGCCCTCGGCAAGCCCTGAAGCGTGGAGTCCAGAAGTAGTCAGGGGAAGGAAAGGTTTGGgtagagaggatggagagataAAGTGCAGCATGGATGTAAGGAAGGAGAGTTTGGGCAGGGAGCTCAGAACAGACAAGTCCTggctgagagaaaaagagaaagagagaccaTGGGGCCAGGCGACGGTTATTAAAGACGACAGGAAGGACAGCTTGGATGATAACGTGTTTGttgaaaagggagggagggtcAGCCAGCTGCTGAGTAAATTCGGACAGCACCCCAAGCCTCCATCTCGATCCAAAAGCTCTGATAATTTCCTCCGGCCTGGGAGGAGAAAACTctcaggagatgaagatgatCAACAATCTGAGGCAGACGGGAGGAATATGGCAGTGAAACGCTCATTTAGCTTCTCTGATCGGGTCCTCTGTGCTAAGGAGAATGGTTTAGATGATGATGGTTATTATGCGAGGAAAACCCGTGAGAGTATACATTCAGACAAGAGCGCAGCGCCGTGGGTCGACAACGCAGGCTTAGGGAAGGAGATCACGAAGATCAAACTGGGGTGCGCACGGCTTGTAGATAAAGACCGGTTTGGAATGCAAAAagatggacatttaaaaaatgaggatgaaaaaggggggaagaaaagaaatgaagccGAAATGTGTGCCTCCCTCCAACACAGGAGCGAAGTTAAGAAAGTGGAGCCTGTTGATACGAGGGCTTTGGAAAGGGCAagcgatgcagatggagaggaggggtTCACAGTGACATCGGTCAAAAACACTGAAGGAATCTCGTTTGCTAGAAGAGTTGCGATCAGGCAGGATGGGAGAGCAAGAGCCGAAAGGGAGGTGAAGCGCCAAACTGGTGAGAAAAGTCTAGAAAAGGAGATGAGTGTAGAAAAACAACCAGAGGCGGGAGTACAGGTTGAGGAGCAAGTTTGTGATAAAAAGGTGTCGGATTGTCGGATGGAAGAGGGATTCCAAAGCACAATCCCACCTGAAACTTTGCTGAAGAGTCACGCCGCATCAGCTTTCACAGAGTGCTCCAGTCTGCTCTGTGCTGTCACCGATAGGACTAGAGACCTCCACAGAGGGCCAGAGTGGAGTGGTTTAGGGCCACAAGGACCGTACATCGCACACTCTGTTTTGTCccaacacacagaggagcttataagtaaaatagaaaaaataggAGACACAACTATTTATACCAACGAGAAAGGAGAACGGACTCACAAGGCTGCATATGAAATGATCAAAGGATCGGATCAGGAGATTGGATCAATTACACTCCTTAATGATGGAACCCCCAGATCTCCAAAAAGGATTGCACCCACAGGGATCCCTCCAGTTCCCCTGGAGATTCAAATCCCCAGAAGTGTGTTTTACGTTGCAGAAGAAAtggtagagagaaaaaagtcTGTGGGTCAAAGCGGCGAGGGGAAAGACTGGGAAGGGGGTCAAGGAGTTGAGAGGAGGGATAGCTGGAGAATCGGAAAACCTCTGAGCCGCATCGAGTCCCTGCGAGAGAAAATAAGGCAAAGAGAGCTGGAGAAGCTGAGACAAAGAGAGGCACAAGGTGGCGGCGGGAGTGAAGGTGTAGAGTTAAACGACACTCGGGCACCCGGGGACTGGCGTGACGAGAGGGGAACTGAAATAGAGAAAGAATGGGAAGCTGCAGCTCAGATGCGAAAGCTGGTCGAAGCCGAGAGGGGACAGGAAGACGCAGCAGCGCAGACATCCGCGACTGCGTTTGACGTCACACAGGAAGTCGGTGTGTTGAAAACCTGCCTccaacttcctgtttctgtccCACTCTCGCAAGCCATCAGAGTCGAAGAAGTGGCAAGCGGGTACGCCACTGCTGCCTCCGAAGTTATCTGTGACAGCTTCCAGATATCTGAGGATGAGAACGACCCTGTGAAACATGTGGAGGAAGAGCTGAAGCGCCACAGGAGCCAACACCTGAACAGAGAAGccgaaagagaggaggaggaggaggaggaggaggaaaaggagctctccgaggaggaggaaggggaataCACATCGCCTCTCGACCCTGTgcaatctttctctcctttaaCGCCTCATCACAACTCCCTCGTAGCCATGAGCCGGATCTACAAATTGGAGACAGTTGGCTCAAGGTCGGGCTTGTGCCTGAGGGAGAGGACCGGAGACGTCCCATCAGTTCACCTGGTTAAAGTGAAGCCCCTCATGTCCAACGCACAGCAGGGGGACAGCAAAACATTCTCTGGTGAGGAGATTTGCGGGGTTCAGACAATACAACGACAGATAGAGCAGTTTCAGCTGAAAGAGCAAGAAACGCTGAAGTCATGTGCGTCACCAAACACCCTTCTGAAGGACAGGGTGACAAAGGGGCATCAAAGCCCCAGAGCAGTGTTAAAGCACCAGATAAAGGACGATGAAAAGACCCCGGAGAACGATGAAGAAACGTCAAAATCGAATCCCAATGTGTCTCCTCGGCGTGTCCGTTCTCCAACATCTCAGCTAAAACAAACTAACCAAACTACCACAGTCGCCCCCTCACTTCCCAGGAGCCAATCCCCGGACAACACTCTGAAACTGTCGGATTACGCCCCGACCCCGGCCTCCTCCCCGTGCTCCCCATCTCCTTCCCAGTCTCCGagtgtctctccatctccaacCCCTTCGCCCACGCTCTTCTCTGTCAGGAGTGCCTCTGGAGGCCAAGTGAAGATAGGTTCCACCATCACAATTGCCCCAAAAAAGCCTGCTGGCAGAGGAGTGACGGGACCCTCAACGGGGTCCACAGCAGTAGGGTCGAAACCTTTAAAGAGCTCATCGCAGCAGGCCCAGGTGACCTCCGCTGCGGCCGAGCCAGTGAAGAAGAAGTACCCCACAGTGGAGGAGATTGAGGTGATTGGTGGATATCAGAATCTAGACAAGTCCTGTCTGGTCAAGAACAGAGAGACCCCCAAAAGG GCAAAGGTGTGTTTCGATGAGGACCAGCTGGAACAGGTGTGCGAGTACCCATCAGAGACCTCCATGCTGACATGTACCCCCTTCCCTCACGACctgtggaggatggagaggctgctgggggaggaggtgcaggaggaggctGAAGTGGAGGGAGGAGCAATTGTCTCCAAATGCCCAAGGAACGTGGGGATTGTAACGGGAGGGGGCCTCAGAGTGGGTCAGTGCCACCCCCTTCTCAGGAAACACAACGTGTAA